From Pararhodobacter zhoushanensis, the proteins below share one genomic window:
- a CDS encoding transposase domain-containing protein translates to MSDLAPAKLWWTANELADALLPDVPATQQGVERWAKRVNLRANSQVARRRSGRGGGWEYHWTALPLAARKALLIDASVPAQADAVSRGQIWTWFEELPDTVQDKAKHRLTCVQAIEALERGLGRDLAIKEVARLKGVSARTLWNWMGMVEGVRTDDRLPHLAPKHRAVARKVTRAEFDEEFFDWLAADYLRLERPSFSSSYRRAERVARQNSWVTAPERTMRRYLDARISQPGQILARMGLDALKRMYPPQRRDKTALHALEVVNGDFHKFDVFVRWPGIDAPVRPQMVAWQDVYSGRVLSWRLDLTANARAVMLAAGDMIEDWGIPEHILLDNGREFAAKEVTGGSETRNRFKHLEADIPGLFTALGCEIHWATPYAGQSKPIERAFRDMCDAIAKDPRFAGAWTGNKPEAKPENYASKAVPFDDFLRVVSEGIEEHNLRQGRRSEIAWGRSFAEVFAESYETSAIRKATEAQRRFWLMGAKGLRVHKTTAKITFMGNEYWSEWLHGHAGERVIVRFDPADLHGGIHVYGFDNAYLGTAACHLPAGFLSIDAAREHNRARKDWMKAERKALDAHRKLSARELGVDLDAVAPTDAAPDPQAKVVRPMFNAKPRVDATPAPRPEVEAAQATVVADLAARRAPKVADETPKQRFGRALELERAVEAGGIITEAQAHWLRVYQSTPEYRAEHMLWSDFGDAYFG, encoded by the coding sequence ATGAGTGACCTCGCCCCCGCAAAGCTGTGGTGGACGGCCAACGAGCTGGCTGACGCCCTGCTGCCCGACGTGCCCGCGACGCAGCAAGGCGTCGAACGCTGGGCCAAGCGCGTCAATCTGCGCGCGAACTCCCAGGTGGCCCGCCGTCGCTCAGGTCGCGGGGGCGGCTGGGAATATCACTGGACCGCCCTGCCCCTCGCCGCGCGCAAGGCGCTGCTGATTGATGCCTCGGTGCCCGCCCAGGCGGATGCGGTCAGCCGGGGGCAAATCTGGACCTGGTTCGAGGAACTGCCCGACACCGTGCAGGACAAGGCCAAACACCGTCTCACCTGCGTGCAGGCCATTGAAGCCCTCGAGCGTGGTCTCGGCCGCGATCTGGCGATCAAGGAAGTGGCCAGGCTCAAGGGCGTGAGCGCGCGGACACTGTGGAACTGGATGGGGATGGTGGAAGGCGTGCGCACGGACGACAGGCTCCCTCACCTCGCGCCGAAACACCGCGCCGTCGCGCGCAAGGTCACCCGCGCCGAGTTCGACGAGGAGTTCTTCGACTGGCTCGCCGCTGACTATCTGCGGCTCGAGCGTCCGTCCTTCTCGTCCAGCTACCGGCGCGCCGAGCGCGTGGCGCGGCAAAACAGCTGGGTCACTGCGCCCGAACGCACCATGCGCCGGTATCTCGACGCGCGGATCAGCCAGCCCGGCCAGATCCTCGCCCGCATGGGTCTCGATGCGCTCAAGCGGATGTATCCGCCCCAGCGCCGCGACAAGACCGCGCTGCATGCGCTCGAGGTGGTCAACGGCGACTTCCACAAGTTCGACGTCTTCGTGCGCTGGCCCGGCATTGATGCCCCGGTGCGCCCGCAGATGGTGGCCTGGCAGGACGTCTATTCCGGCCGGGTGTTGTCCTGGCGGCTGGACCTGACCGCCAATGCCCGCGCGGTCATGCTGGCGGCGGGCGACATGATCGAGGACTGGGGCATTCCCGAGCACATCCTGCTCGACAACGGGCGCGAGTTCGCGGCCAAGGAAGTCACCGGCGGTTCAGAAACCCGCAACCGGTTCAAGCATCTGGAAGCCGATATTCCGGGCCTCTTTACCGCGCTCGGCTGCGAGATCCATTGGGCCACGCCCTATGCCGGGCAATCAAAGCCCATCGAGCGCGCCTTCCGCGATATGTGCGACGCCATCGCCAAGGATCCGCGCTTTGCGGGGGCATGGACCGGCAACAAGCCCGAGGCGAAGCCCGAGAACTACGCCAGCAAGGCGGTGCCCTTTGACGACTTCCTGCGCGTGGTCAGTGAGGGGATCGAGGAGCATAATTTGCGTCAGGGACGTCGCTCCGAGATCGCGTGGGGCCGGTCCTTCGCCGAAGTGTTCGCCGAGAGCTACGAGACCTCCGCCATTCGCAAGGCAACCGAGGCGCAGCGCCGGTTCTGGCTGATGGGGGCCAAGGGCCTGCGCGTGCACAAGACCACGGCGAAGATCACCTTTATGGGCAACGAGTACTGGTCCGAGTGGCTGCATGGTCATGCGGGTGAGCGGGTCATCGTGCGCTTTGACCCGGCCGATCTGCACGGCGGGATCCACGTTTACGGCTTCGACAACGCCTATCTCGGCACCGCCGCCTGCCATCTTCCCGCAGGCTTCCTGTCCATCGATGCCGCCCGCGAGCACAACCGGGCGCGCAAGGACTGGATGAAGGCCGAGCGCAAGGCGCTGGACGCGCATCGCAAGCTGAGTGCCCGCGAGCTGGGCGTCGATCTGGACGCGGTGGCGCCCACCGATGCGGCGCCCGATCCGCAGGCCAAGGTCGTGCGGCCGATGTTCAACGCCAAGCCTCGGGTAGACGCAACACCCGCGCCTCGCCCCGAGGTCGAAGCGGCGCAGGCGACGGTGGTCGCCGATCTCGCTGCCCGCCGGGCACCCAAGGTGGCCGACGAGACGCCCAAACAACGCTTCGGGCGGGCGCTGGAGCTGGAGCGGGCTGTCGAGGCGGGCGGGATCATCACCGAGGCGCAGGCGCATTGGCTGCGCGTCTACCAATCCACGCCCGAGTACCGCGCCGAGCACATGCTCTGGTCGGACTTTGGCGACGCGTATTTCGGATGA
- a CDS encoding DUF3164 family protein → MTEHRPLPIPDGRVAVSGKTYMPDAKGKLVPVELIEAAALLEDETVRKIAGYGLALSEQVERFKAHTFEDLGAFEAILAQEYGASKGGAKGNKTFLSFDGLWKVQVQVADHIDFGPQLQIAKELVDECLNEWAQDARAEIRAIVTRAFNTDKAGQINRSEIFMLLRLEIEDARWLEAMRAIRDAMRIVGSKTYVRLYRRETLEAAWQAVTIDLAKA, encoded by the coding sequence ATGACTGAGCATCGCCCCCTTCCCATCCCCGATGGCCGCGTCGCCGTGTCGGGCAAGACCTACATGCCCGACGCCAAGGGCAAGCTGGTGCCGGTCGAGCTGATCGAGGCCGCCGCCCTGCTCGAGGACGAGACGGTGCGCAAGATCGCCGGATACGGCCTCGCGCTCAGCGAGCAGGTCGAGCGCTTCAAGGCGCACACGTTTGAGGATCTCGGGGCCTTCGAGGCGATCCTCGCGCAGGAATACGGCGCCTCCAAGGGCGGCGCCAAGGGCAACAAGACGTTCCTCTCCTTCGACGGCCTCTGGAAGGTTCAGGTTCAGGTCGCCGATCACATCGACTTCGGCCCGCAGTTGCAGATTGCAAAGGAGCTGGTCGACGAGTGCCTGAATGAATGGGCGCAGGACGCCCGCGCCGAGATCCGCGCCATCGTCACGCGGGCCTTCAACACCGACAAGGCAGGGCAGATCAACCGCTCGGAGATCTTCATGCTGCTGCGCCTCGAGATCGAGGACGCCCGCTGGCTGGAAGCCATGCGCGCCATCCGCGACGCGATGCGGATCGTCGGCTCGAAGACCTACGTGCGCCTCTACCGCCGCGAGACGCTGGAGGCGGCGTGGCAGGCGGTGACCATCGATCTGGCGAAAGCGTGA
- the arsB gene encoding ACR3 family arsenite efflux transporter: MTDTSLPAAAGLGPFERWLSVWVALAIGAGLLLGNLFPGAFAALASLEIASVNLPVAMLIWAMVYPMMVGVDFGALRQVGDKPKGLVVTLVVNWLIKPFTMAALGVLFFNYVFAGLIPPDDAQAYLAGVILLGAAPCTAMVFVWSNLTRGDATYTLVQVSVNDVVMVFAFAPIVAFLLGATNIVVPWDTLLLSVGLYVILPLLVGYLTRQRLIAQGGEAAVDTFKSRVQPFSIIGLLVTVVLLFAFQGEVILERPLVIALIAVPLLIQSYGIFFLAYGAARAWGIPFNVAAPCALIGTSNFFELAVAVAISLFGLGSGAALATVVGVLVEVPVMLSLVAFANRTKHWFPSEGASK, translated from the coding sequence ATGACCGATACATCGCTTCCCGCTGCGGCGGGACTGGGACCTTTTGAACGCTGGTTGTCTGTCTGGGTCGCGCTGGCGATTGGCGCAGGGTTGCTACTGGGCAATTTGTTTCCGGGCGCGTTTGCAGCACTCGCCTCTCTGGAAATCGCATCAGTCAACTTGCCCGTGGCAATGCTGATCTGGGCTATGGTCTACCCCATGATGGTCGGTGTCGACTTCGGTGCATTGCGCCAGGTGGGCGATAAGCCCAAGGGGTTGGTCGTCACTCTGGTGGTAAACTGGCTGATCAAGCCCTTCACGATGGCAGCACTCGGCGTGTTGTTTTTCAACTATGTCTTTGCGGGCCTGATCCCGCCAGACGACGCGCAAGCCTATCTGGCGGGCGTGATCCTGCTGGGGGCTGCGCCGTGCACCGCGATGGTGTTCGTCTGGTCGAACCTGACGCGCGGCGACGCCACCTATACGCTGGTTCAGGTCAGTGTGAACGATGTCGTCATGGTCTTTGCTTTTGCGCCTATCGTGGCCTTCCTGCTGGGGGCGACGAACATCGTCGTGCCGTGGGACACCCTGCTTTTGTCGGTTGGTCTCTACGTCATATTGCCTCTATTGGTCGGTTACCTGACGCGACAGCGCCTAATCGCCCAGGGTGGCGAAGCCGCTGTTGATACCTTCAAGTCTCGCGTTCAGCCGTTCTCGATCATCGGCTTGCTGGTAACTGTCGTGCTGCTCTTCGCCTTTCAGGGGGAGGTAATCCTTGAGCGCCCACTGGTGATCGCCCTGATTGCCGTGCCGTTGTTGATCCAGTCCTACGGCATCTTCTTTCTGGCCTACGGGGCCGCGCGGGCGTGGGGCATTCCGTTCAACGTCGCGGCCCCCTGCGCCCTAATCGGCACGTCCAACTTTTTCGAGCTGGCGGTAGCGGTCGCGATCAGCCTGTTCGGTTTGGGGTCAGGCGCGGCGCTGGCTACCGTCGTCGGCGTGCTGGTTGAAGTGCCCGTGATGCTTTCACTCGTCGCATTCGCGAACAGGACGAAGCATTGGTTCCCTTCGGAAGGAGCTTCAAAATGA
- a CDS encoding arsenate reductase ArsC, protein MTKDIYNVLFLCTGNSARSIIAEAITNREGIGKFKAYSAGSNPGSEPHPYTLDLLRGLHHDIGFARSKSWDEFATPDAPQMDFVFTVCDNAAAEECPLWPGQPMTAHWGVPDPVKVAGTETVKRLAFLETYRMLRSRISLFISLPLGSLNRMSLQRNLDDIGKSAAKAD, encoded by the coding sequence ATGACAAAGGATATCTATAATGTCCTGTTCCTTTGCACCGGAAACTCCGCCCGGTCGATCATAGCGGAAGCTATTACGAACCGGGAGGGAATCGGTAAATTCAAAGCTTATTCTGCCGGATCGAATCCTGGTTCTGAACCGCACCCCTACACGCTCGATCTTCTTCGAGGCCTGCACCACGATATAGGCTTTGCGCGTTCCAAGAGCTGGGATGAATTCGCAACCCCCGACGCGCCGCAGATGGATTTCGTGTTCACCGTCTGCGACAACGCCGCGGCCGAAGAGTGTCCATTATGGCCGGGTCAGCCAATGACCGCACATTGGGGCGTGCCGGATCCCGTCAAAGTCGCAGGTACAGAAACCGTCAAGCGGCTCGCCTTTTTGGAAACCTATCGGATGCTCCGCAGCCGCATTTCGCTCTTTATCAGCCTGCCGCTTGGCTCGCTTAATCGGATGTCTCTGCAACGCAACCTCGACGACATCGGCAAGTCTGCCGCTAAAGCCGACTGA
- the arsC gene encoding arsenate reductase (glutaredoxin) (This arsenate reductase requires both glutathione and glutaredoxin to convert arsenate to arsenite, after which the efflux transporter formed by ArsA and ArsB can extrude the arsenite from the cell, providing resistance.) — MTVVIHHNPDCGTSRNVLAIIEASGETPVVIPYLDTGWTRPHLLALFAAAGLTPRTALRTTKSPAEELGLLDPSVGDDALLAAMLEHPILVNRPIVCSPKGVRLCRPSDVVLDLLDHLPPGPMAKEDGSLLIDAKGNRVA; from the coding sequence ATGACAGTCGTCATTCACCACAATCCAGACTGCGGCACGTCTCGCAACGTGTTGGCCATCATTGAAGCCTCGGGTGAAACGCCGGTGGTCATCCCCTATCTCGACACTGGCTGGACCCGTCCGCACCTTCTGGCGCTGTTTGCCGCTGCTGGCCTGACGCCGCGCACCGCCCTGCGGACAACAAAATCTCCAGCCGAGGAGCTGGGGCTGCTCGATCCTTCTGTGGGCGACGACGCGTTGCTTGCAGCGATGCTGGAGCACCCCATTCTGGTCAACCGTCCCATCGTCTGTTCACCAAAAGGCGTCCGCCTCTGCCGTCCGAGCGACGTTGTGCTGGACCTTCTCGACCACCTGCCCCCCGGCCCGATGGCCAAAGAGGACGGCTCGCTGCTGATTGACGCGAAAGGAAACCGCGTTGCCTGA
- a CDS encoding SOS response-associated peptidase translates to MCNLYNHTTAVEAMRGLFADLENRAGNIETGEVYPDRLAPIITRDGEGAVLRKARWGLPSPQKFHSPSGIDRGVTNVRNTTSPHWRRWLGPEHRCLVPMDRFAEPRGGKGAGNAWFKVVGDQPAFFAGIWVPEWTSIRKLKDGETTDDLFAFLTCEPNGIVAPIHPKAMPVILTEPAELEAWLAAPWPTAKEMQSPLNDEMLAEEV, encoded by the coding sequence ATGTGCAATCTCTACAACCATACGACCGCGGTCGAAGCGATGCGCGGATTGTTTGCGGATCTGGAAAACCGGGCCGGAAATATCGAGACGGGCGAGGTCTATCCCGATCGCCTGGCGCCGATCATTACCCGCGATGGTGAAGGTGCCGTTCTCAGAAAGGCTCGTTGGGGCCTGCCCTCGCCGCAGAAGTTTCATAGCCCCAGCGGCATCGATCGCGGCGTAACCAATGTCCGAAACACAACATCTCCGCACTGGAGGCGGTGGTTAGGCCCTGAGCACAGGTGCCTTGTGCCTATGGACCGCTTCGCCGAGCCACGCGGCGGCAAAGGCGCTGGCAACGCCTGGTTTAAGGTGGTCGGCGATCAACCCGCCTTTTTCGCCGGGATCTGGGTGCCCGAGTGGACCAGCATCCGCAAGCTCAAGGACGGCGAAACGACGGATGATCTCTTCGCCTTCCTGACCTGCGAACCAAATGGGATCGTGGCACCGATCCATCCCAAGGCGATGCCGGTGATCCTGACTGAACCTGCTGAACTTGAAGCATGGCTAGCCGCGCCATGGCCGACGGCCAAGGAAATGCAAAGTCCCCTGAACGATGAGATGCTCGCGGAAGAGGTGTAG
- a CDS encoding ArsR/SmtB family transcription factor, with protein sequence MDEKNALDAFAALSQATRLNVFRLLIKAGEAGMSAGDISDTLGVRQNTMSTNLGVLARSGLIRSEREGRSIRYFADMEGMRGLLAFLMEDCCGGRPELCQPVINELACAC encoded by the coding sequence ATGGATGAAAAAAACGCACTCGACGCTTTTGCTGCTCTCAGTCAGGCCACCCGCCTGAACGTATTTCGTCTTCTCATCAAAGCTGGAGAGGCCGGTATGTCGGCTGGCGACATCAGCGATACTCTCGGGGTGCGTCAGAACACGATGTCGACCAACTTGGGCGTCCTCGCACGCTCCGGTTTGATCCGGAGTGAACGCGAGGGACGCAGCATCCGCTACTTTGCGGATATGGAAGGGATGCGCGGCCTGCTGGCTTTTCTGATGGAGGATTGCTGCGGCGGTCGCCCGGAGTTGTGCCAGCCGGTCATTAACGAACTAGCTTGTGCCTGTTAG
- a CDS encoding zinc ribbon-containing protein — translation MPEHLYPVRPHPSRPHRTLQDAANDGMLLDIRCNRCHRQVAYLALDLLKVCGPSHPLHVPPFGCGKCGSTEFVRLRTRIPSPEEYGRLAIRRPVKQVWKWRVGVLGE, via the coding sequence ATGCCTGAGCACCTCTATCCCGTCCGTCCGCACCCCTCGCGCCCGCACCGCACCCTCCAGGACGCGGCAAATGACGGCATGCTTCTGGATATTCGATGCAACCGGTGTCACCGGCAGGTCGCGTATCTGGCGCTCGATCTGCTCAAAGTCTGCGGTCCGTCGCATCCCTTGCATGTGCCGCCTTTCGGCTGCGGCAAATGCGGGTCAACTGAGTTCGTGCGCCTCCGCACGCGGATCCCCTCGCCAGAGGAGTACGGGCGGCTGGCGATCCGCAGGCCGGTCAAGCAAGTGTGGAAGTGGCGGGTGGGAGTTCTCGGTGAGTGA
- a CDS encoding type III secretion system chaperone family protein, producing MPLSEDHLLTDEIHPIDIVETLAEHHAWEFDRVGDDQIAMAVEGQWRSYSLTLAWSGADETLRLICTFEMEPPAARMADFYEILNHANDLCWSGGFTYWPAQTLLVWRYGLLLSGGQIAASEQIDQMILSAVAACERFYPAFQLVAWADRRPEDALKLAISQAYGHA from the coding sequence ATGCCCCTGTCCGAGGACCATCTACTGACGGATGAGATCCACCCGATCGACATCGTCGAGACTCTGGCCGAGCATCACGCGTGGGAGTTTGATCGGGTCGGCGACGATCAGATCGCCATGGCGGTTGAGGGTCAGTGGCGCAGCTATTCGCTCACCCTTGCCTGGTCGGGCGCGGATGAGACGTTGCGCCTGATCTGCACGTTCGAAATGGAGCCACCCGCCGCGCGGATGGCCGATTTCTACGAGATCCTCAACCACGCCAATGATCTGTGCTGGTCGGGCGGGTTCACCTATTGGCCCGCGCAGACGCTGCTGGTGTGGCGCTATGGCCTGCTGCTCAGCGGCGGGCAGATCGCGGCCAGCGAGCAGATCGATCAGATGATCCTGAGCGCGGTCGCGGCCTGCGAGCGGTTTTATCCTGCCTTTCAGCTGGTCGCCTGGGCGGATCGCCGCCCTGAGGATGCGTTGAAGCTGGCGATCAGTCAGGCCTACGGTCACGCCTGA
- a CDS encoding S24 family peptidase: MDPILETIDEALKKKGLSDAAASRLAVGHPSLIKNFRMERTGEKRYNLSALNKLASVLGLELYFGTPRLQDPPPSIDISGEEFAAVHRLAAEASAGPGALNGDAEIVGALAFRRDWLAKLGVNPARACLVTVRGDSMAPGLRPGDLALIDHQRSEVAPGKVFAFNDIDGETRIKRLERPDEKSLILYSDNQAYAPELRKGVDLNRDQDPRAGGLERAQLGVG, translated from the coding sequence ATGGATCCGATTCTTGAAACCATCGACGAGGCCTTGAAAAAGAAAGGCTTGTCCGACGCAGCAGCCTCCCGGCTCGCAGTCGGGCATCCTTCGCTGATCAAGAACTTCCGCATGGAGCGAACGGGCGAGAAGCGGTACAACCTCTCCGCGCTGAACAAACTTGCAAGTGTGCTGGGGCTTGAGCTGTATTTCGGGACGCCACGCCTTCAGGATCCTCCGCCATCGATCGATATCTCGGGGGAAGAATTCGCAGCCGTCCATCGCTTGGCCGCGGAAGCGAGCGCCGGTCCGGGTGCGCTAAACGGTGATGCAGAGATCGTGGGAGCACTCGCCTTCAGGCGTGACTGGTTGGCCAAGCTTGGTGTGAACCCAGCTCGAGCGTGTCTCGTAACCGTGCGAGGGGACAGCATGGCACCAGGTTTACGGCCTGGTGATCTAGCACTGATCGACCACCAGCGATCAGAGGTCGCACCTGGCAAGGTCTTCGCCTTCAACGACATCGATGGCGAAACCCGGATCAAGCGCCTCGAGCGCCCCGACGAGAAGTCGCTGATCCTCTACTCAGATAACCAAGCATACGCGCCGGAGCTGCGCAAAGGCGTGGACCTGAACCGAGATCAAGATCCTCGGGCAGGTGGTTTGGAGCGGGCACAACTGGGCGTAGGATAG
- a CDS encoding ParB/RepB/Spo0J family partition protein, giving the protein MAEPRLLKIDRVKIADVDTTGRMRPLSEAGVLSLLTSIEETGILKDAIHVRQKKGGQLVLIAGGHRLEAAQRLGWDTIEAKVWADVTDDWAQLIEIDDNIAGAQLNPLDTAIFLAERKRIYEKLHPETKRGVAGAAARWDATDTMSVASFADATAEKFGLSQRHIFRVIAAGAHLDPRDIAKLRKAPRQITLEDLAHISKISHPDERDDVVEALSEGRAKNAATARAQWKAEQGVAPAIEDPVEAALKALKTAWSRAPKEARRRFCRDHGDDLAALLYEGSPE; this is encoded by the coding sequence ATGGCTGAACCGAGATTGCTCAAGATCGACCGCGTCAAGATCGCAGACGTCGACACGACGGGCCGGATGCGCCCGCTGTCCGAGGCCGGTGTGCTGAGCCTGCTCACCTCTATTGAAGAGACCGGCATCTTGAAGGACGCCATTCATGTGCGCCAGAAGAAGGGCGGCCAGCTGGTGCTGATCGCCGGGGGGCACCGGCTGGAAGCGGCACAGCGGCTTGGCTGGGACACCATCGAGGCGAAGGTCTGGGCCGACGTCACCGACGACTGGGCGCAGTTGATAGAGATCGACGACAACATCGCCGGTGCCCAGCTGAATCCTTTGGACACTGCCATCTTTCTCGCCGAGCGCAAGCGGATCTATGAGAAGCTGCACCCGGAGACGAAGCGCGGGGTGGCCGGTGCTGCGGCCCGCTGGGATGCAACTGACACGATGTCAGTCGCATCGTTTGCGGATGCCACTGCCGAGAAGTTCGGCTTGTCCCAACGGCACATATTTCGCGTCATCGCGGCAGGCGCGCACCTCGATCCCCGCGATATCGCCAAGCTGCGCAAGGCCCCGCGCCAGATCACGCTGGAGGATCTGGCCCACATATCCAAGATCAGCCACCCAGATGAGCGCGACGACGTGGTCGAGGCTCTGTCCGAAGGCCGGGCAAAGAACGCAGCCACCGCGCGCGCGCAGTGGAAGGCCGAGCAGGGTGTCGCACCCGCCATTGAAGACCCCGTTGAAGCGGCCTTGAAGGCGCTCAAGACCGCATGGTCGCGCGCGCCGAAAGAAGCCCGCCGCCGCTTCTGCCGCGATCACGGCGACGATCTGGCTGCCCTCCTCTACGAGGGGTCGCCCGAATGA
- a CDS encoding AAA family ATPase, which yields MAPLRNVAALTALIDRVHSRAIGLPGMACFYGFSGYGKSTAAIYAANRFQAVLVQCKSAWTKKNLCAAILAELGLPAKGNTADMVDRVAAELAMRGVPLIVDEADHLVARKMVEIVRDIYEGSQAPVILIGEELLPQKLKEWERVHGRMLDWVAAEPADLSDLNHLAPIYAPGIAIAPDLKQALLRVSHGSTRRVCVNLAHVYERAQVLGQGQMQAVDFDPRHFYTGTAPQARRPQVAGQI from the coding sequence GTGGCACCGCTGCGGAATGTCGCGGCCCTCACTGCGCTGATCGACCGGGTGCACAGCCGCGCCATCGGCCTGCCCGGCATGGCCTGCTTTTACGGCTTCTCGGGCTATGGCAAATCCACCGCCGCGATCTATGCCGCCAACCGCTTCCAGGCGGTGCTGGTGCAGTGCAAGAGCGCCTGGACCAAGAAGAACCTCTGCGCCGCGATCCTCGCCGAGCTGGGCCTGCCCGCCAAGGGCAACACCGCCGACATGGTCGACCGCGTCGCCGCCGAGCTGGCCATGCGCGGCGTGCCGCTGATCGTCGACGAGGCTGATCACTTGGTGGCGCGCAAGATGGTCGAGATCGTGCGCGACATCTACGAGGGTTCACAGGCCCCGGTGATCCTGATCGGCGAGGAGCTGCTGCCGCAAAAGCTCAAGGAATGGGAGCGGGTGCATGGCCGCATGCTCGACTGGGTTGCCGCCGAGCCTGCGGATCTGAGCGATCTCAACCACCTCGCGCCGATCTATGCGCCCGGCATTGCGATTGCCCCCGATCTCAAGCAGGCGCTCTTGCGCGTCTCGCACGGCTCGACTCGACGCGTCTGCGTCAACCTCGCGCATGTCTATGAGCGCGCGCAGGTGCTGGGTCAGGGCCAGATGCAGGCCGTGGATTTTGACCCGCGCCATTTCTACACCGGCACCGCCCCGCAGGCGCGTCGCCCGCAAGTCGCGGGGCAGATCTGA